In one window of Candidatus Effluviviaceae Genus V sp. DNA:
- a CDS encoding 4Fe-4S dicluster domain-containing protein, with translation MSSIEVLEDRCVGCEACIPACLYDAIEMRDGLAVIKDNCTLCGACVDACKFDAIILRQAHREAVSTEDYRGVWVVAESRHGSIHDVTFELLGRGRELADTLDVDLEAVLVGSGVTEVAQELVAGGADVVRVVDHEALADYVDEPYAAVVAELITRHKPEIVLTGATAVGRSLIPRVAIRVRAGLTADCTGLAIDDSERLLLQTRPAFGGNIMATIICP, from the coding sequence TTGAGCAGCATCGAGGTACTTGAGGACCGATGTGTCGGCTGCGAGGCGTGCATTCCGGCGTGTCTCTACGACGCGATCGAGATGAGGGACGGCCTCGCCGTCATCAAGGACAACTGCACGCTCTGCGGAGCGTGCGTCGATGCCTGCAAGTTCGACGCGATCATCCTGAGACAGGCCCATCGCGAGGCCGTATCGACCGAGGACTACCGCGGCGTGTGGGTCGTGGCGGAGTCGCGGCACGGGAGCATCCACGACGTGACGTTCGAGCTCCTCGGACGCGGTCGGGAGCTCGCCGACACGCTGGACGTCGATCTCGAGGCCGTCCTCGTCGGGTCGGGTGTCACGGAGGTTGCTCAGGAGCTCGTGGCCGGTGGCGCCGATGTTGTCCGCGTCGTCGATCACGAGGCGCTCGCCGACTACGTCGACGAGCCCTACGCTGCCGTCGTCGCCGAACTCATCACGCGCCACAAACCCGAGATCGTGCTGACTGGCGCGACGGCCGTCGGACGGTCACTGATCCCGCGCGTCGCCATCCGTGTGCGCGCCGGGCTGACAGCAGACTGCACGGGACTCGCCATAGACGACTCCGAGCGCCTGCTGCTCCAGACCCGACCGGCGTTCGGCGGCAACATCATGGCGACGATCATCTGCCCC
- a CDS encoding electron transfer flavoprotein subunit beta, whose product MRVVVLVKEVPDTTEVTIDRETNTLVREGVPSIVNPFDMYAIEEALRIRESHDGEATVTVMSMGPPQVEGSLREALAIGIDEAVLLSDRAFAGSDTWSTSYTLAAGIRKLGGADVILCGKQAIDGDTAQVGPGVAQFLEIPQVTFVRSLTVEGDRARAERMVEGGTDVLDVPLPALFTVVKDINEPRLPSLKGKMRAKKAEITIWGAGDLDVDESELGLDGSPTRVVKVFAPEPRGGGRVLEGELEETVPELVDELLPIVTGEG is encoded by the coding sequence ATGCGGGTCGTTGTTCTCGTCAAGGAAGTGCCCGACACGACCGAGGTCACCATCGATCGGGAGACGAACACGCTCGTTCGCGAGGGGGTGCCCTCGATCGTCAACCCGTTCGACATGTACGCGATCGAGGAGGCGCTCAGGATCAGGGAGTCGCACGACGGCGAGGCGACGGTGACGGTGATGTCGATGGGGCCGCCGCAGGTCGAGGGCTCGCTGCGCGAGGCGCTGGCGATCGGAATCGACGAGGCCGTCCTGCTCTCAGATCGGGCCTTCGCAGGGTCGGACACGTGGTCGACCTCCTACACGCTCGCGGCCGGTATCAGGAAGCTCGGCGGAGCCGACGTGATCCTCTGCGGGAAGCAGGCGATCGACGGGGACACGGCGCAGGTGGGACCCGGTGTCGCGCAGTTCCTCGAGATCCCTCAGGTCACGTTCGTCCGCTCCCTGACGGTCGAGGGCGACCGCGCGCGCGCGGAGAGGATGGTCGAGGGCGGGACCGACGTTCTCGACGTGCCGCTTCCCGCGCTCTTCACCGTCGTCAAGGACATCAACGAGCCGCGGCTACCCTCACTGAAGGGCAAGATGAGGGCGAAGAAGGCCGAGATCACGATCTGGGGCGCCGGCGATCTCGACGTCGACGAGTCCGAACTCGGCCTCGACGGGTCGCCGACGCGGGTCGTGAAGGTCTTCGCTCCGGAGCCGCGCGGCGGCGGCCGGGTTCTCGAGGGAGAGCTTGAGGAGACGGTTCCCGAGCTCGTCGACGAGCTTCTGCCCATCGTGACCGGTGAGGGATAG